From the genome of Candidatus Nitrosocosmicus oleophilus, one region includes:
- a CDS encoding MarR family transcriptional regulator gives MSSNNNFNESPNHFMVLDAISRGMKKIEDIAKVTKLSKDEVELIINDLQTQKLVIKQTKKGFFGNKKIEVYVADTGFKILESKKQELVNKSKYLQQLYETGNRGQMQSYMNDNRMWMPMMLFSGLINAVMFTSMMSFMGMSMNPAENVQSEAQASESGGSGAEDSGAASDTGDTGDYSDMDVGGMDTGGFDSF, from the coding sequence ATGTCATCAAATAATAATTTTAATGAAAGTCCCAATCATTTCATGGTATTAGACGCAATCTCTAGAGGTATGAAAAAGATAGAAGACATTGCCAAGGTTACAAAGTTATCTAAAGATGAGGTAGAATTGATCATAAATGATCTACAAACCCAAAAACTAGTCATTAAACAGACAAAAAAAGGCTTTTTTGGTAATAAGAAAATTGAAGTTTATGTTGCTGACACAGGATTCAAAATACTAGAATCAAAAAAACAAGAACTAGTCAACAAATCCAAATATCTTCAACAACTCTATGAAACTGGTAACAGAGGTCAAATGCAAAGTTATATGAACGATAACAGGATGTGGATGCCGATGATGTTATTTTCTGGATTGATAAATGCAGTAATGTTTACTTCTATGATGTCTTTTATGGGAATGTCAATGAATCCAGCTGAAAATGTTCAGAGTGAAGCACAAGCATCTGAATCAGGAGGATCAGGTGCTGAAGATTCAGGAGCGGCTTCTGATACAGGCGATACAGGTGATTATAGCGATATGGACGTTGGAGGGATGGATACCGGAGGATTTGATTCCTTTTAG